Proteins co-encoded in one Bacteroidales bacterium genomic window:
- a CDS encoding VWA domain-containing protein → MLSLFAHPALLILIPVIIPLMAVWYWFRHKQNNADIQVSDTSVLKKAPRTLRQRMYHGLFILRMLAVILIIIAIARPQTSSSGTDISVEGIDIVMAMDISGTMLAEDFKPNRLEASKQVAMDFIDGRPNDRIGLVVFSGEAFTQCPLTTDHAVMKNLFKDIYSGMIDDGTAIGDGLATAVNRLRKSEAVSKVIILLTDGINNTGAIDPTTAAEIAKLYGIRLYTIGVGTLGMAPYPFKNSLGGITYQNVDVKIDETLLNSMAELTGGKYFRATNKAKLEEIYKEIDKLEKSKIDETSFNIKTEKFLPFVLAALALLLIELFSRYLIYRSIP, encoded by the coding sequence ATGCTTAGCCTTTTTGCACATCCGGCTTTATTAATACTGATACCGGTAATAATTCCGCTAATGGCTGTATGGTATTGGTTCAGGCATAAACAAAATAATGCCGACATCCAGGTATCCGACACGTCGGTATTAAAAAAAGCCCCGCGAACATTACGGCAGCGGATGTATCATGGTTTATTTATTTTACGAATGCTTGCAGTGATATTAATTATCATTGCCATTGCTCGTCCACAAACCAGCAGCAGCGGGACAGACATAAGTGTTGAAGGAATCGATATAGTTATGGCAATGGATATATCGGGAACTATGCTTGCCGAAGATTTTAAACCCAATCGTCTTGAAGCTTCCAAACAAGTTGCCATGGACTTTATTGATGGCAGACCTAACGACCGTATTGGTCTTGTTGTTTTCAGTGGTGAGGCTTTTACTCAATGTCCGCTTACTACCGACCACGCCGTAATGAAAAATCTTTTCAAAGATATTTACAGCGGGATGATCGATGATGGCACTGCTATTGGCGATGGACTTGCTACAGCCGTGAACCGCTTAAGAAAAAGTGAAGCGGTCAGCAAAGTTATTATCCTTTTAACTGACGGAATAAATAATACCGGGGCTATTGACCCTACTACTGCTGCTGAAATTGCAAAACTATACGGAATACGTTTGTATACTATTGGTGTAGGAACTTTAGGAATGGCGCCCTACCCTTTTAAAAATAGTTTAGGCGGTATCACTTATCAAAATGTAGATGTAAAAATTGATGAAACGCTTTTAAACAGCATGGCTGAACTTACCGGTGGAAAATATTTCAGGGCAACCAATAAAGCCAAACTTGAAGAAATTTATAAAGAAATAGATAAACTTGAAAAATCAAAAATTGATGAAACAAGCTTTAATATTAAAACCGAAAAGTTCCTGCCTTTTGTTTTGGCAGCATTAGCTTTGTTACTTATTGAATTATTTTCACGTTACCTTATTTATCGTAGTATACCATAA
- a CDS encoding VWA domain-containing protein, translated as MQFANPYYLYLLLVIPVFVLLYFLLNRWKRKTYEKFGDTSVITQLMPEVSEIKPVIKLTLRMIAVALLVIAIARPQTGAKLAKAKHKGVELMILLDVSNSMLAQDIKPNRLDRAKLAIQKLMDQLDNDKIGIIVFAGKPYVQLPITFDYAAGKLFLSTISTDMIPTQGTAIGAAIDMAMNSFSFTDKTKNKAIIIISDGENHEDDAVASAKAAVDKGVYVHTIGIGSTEGSPIPIKGKSGNSFKQDNEGKTVVTKLNETMLQEISTAGKGIYVHASNADVGLTKIMDEIDKMEKKEFDEKIYSDYEDQYQYFIAFALFFMLWELFIFERKSKWYYKLNIFGENKKVN; from the coding sequence ATGCAGTTTGCAAATCCATATTATCTCTATTTACTTCTGGTTATACCTGTATTCGTGTTGTTATATTTTTTATTGAACCGTTGGAAAAGAAAAACATATGAAAAATTTGGCGACACTTCCGTTATAACACAACTGATGCCTGAAGTATCGGAAATAAAACCGGTAATCAAATTAACTTTAAGAATGATTGCCGTAGCTCTTTTAGTTATTGCAATAGCACGTCCGCAAACAGGCGCCAAACTTGCCAAAGCAAAACATAAAGGTGTTGAGCTAATGATACTGCTCGATGTTTCAAACAGTATGCTTGCACAGGATATAAAACCCAACCGCCTTGATCGCGCAAAACTGGCTATTCAAAAATTAATGGACCAGCTCGATAATGATAAAATAGGTATTATTGTTTTTGCCGGAAAACCTTATGTACAGCTACCTATCACTTTCGATTACGCTGCCGGAAAACTTTTCCTATCAACAATTTCCACCGATATGATCCCTACGCAGGGAACCGCTATTGGCGCTGCAATCGACATGGCAATGAATTCTTTTAGCTTTACCGATAAAACAAAAAATAAAGCCATCATTATTATTTCCGATGGAGAAAATCACGAGGACGATGCTGTAGCTTCTGCCAAAGCTGCTGTTGACAAAGGAGTTTATGTTCATACTATTGGTATAGGTTCCACTGAAGGTAGTCCTATTCCTATTAAAGGAAAATCAGGAAACAGTTTTAAACAGGACAATGAAGGAAAAACGGTTGTAACAAAACTGAATGAAACCATGCTTCAGGAAATTTCAACTGCGGGAAAAGGAATTTATGTTCATGCATCCAATGCTGATGTGGGCCTTACAAAAATCATGGATGAAATCGACAAAATGGAGAAGAAAGAATTTGATGAAAAAATATATTCCGATTACGAAGACCAGTACCAGTATTTCATTGCATTCGCTTTATTCTTCATGCTTTGGGAATTATTTATCTTTGAACGTAAAAGCAAATGGTATTATAAACTGAATATCTTTGGCGAAAATAAAAAAGTAAACTAA
- a CDS encoding tetratricopeptide repeat protein, translating into MKKNIILILLLAGFSAFSQNANNLIRKGNSQYNSGSYKDAEVTYRKSLEKDSNNIRAKFNLADALYKQGNYAEALKTFSSLIDSTLDKSTRAKIYHNLGNALLQSKKYEESIEAYKNALRDNPNDMDTKYNLSYALKYLQKQKQQQQQNKDNKDKKDENKDKKDDQNKNDENKDKNKQGENKQDEKKQDDKKEQEKKQQQKSNQLTKDDAQRMLDALNNKDKNLQDKLNEEKVKAVQIQVEKDW; encoded by the coding sequence TTGAAAAAAAATATCATATTAATTCTTTTGCTTGCAGGCTTCTCCGCTTTTTCACAAAATGCCAATAACCTTATACGTAAAGGGAATTCGCAATATAATAGCGGCAGTTATAAAGATGCTGAAGTTACCTATAGAAAATCACTGGAGAAAGATTCGAATAATATCAGGGCTAAATTCAACCTTGCCGATGCATTATATAAACAAGGTAATTATGCAGAAGCATTAAAAACATTCAGCTCACTTATCGACAGTACTCTCGATAAATCAACACGTGCAAAAATATACCATAACTTAGGTAATGCTCTTTTGCAATCGAAAAAATACGAGGAAAGCATTGAAGCTTACAAAAATGCTCTCCGTGATAATCCAAACGATATGGATACCAAATATAATCTTTCCTATGCTTTAAAATATTTGCAGAAACAAAAACAGCAGCAGCAACAAAATAAAGACAACAAGGATAAGAAAGATGAGAATAAAGATAAAAAAGATGATCAGAATAAAAATGACGAAAATAAAGACAAGAATAAACAGGGAGAAAATAAACAAGACGAAAAAAAGCAGGATGATAAAAAAGAGCAAGAGAAAAAACAACAACAGAAAAGTAACCAGCTAACAAAAGATGATGCACAACGCATGCTTGATGCACTTAATAATAAAGATAAAAATTTGCAGGATAAATTGAATGAAGAAAAAGTAAAAGCGGTACAGATACAGGTGGAGAAAGATTGGTAG
- a CDS encoding BatD family protein has translation MKRYIQILLVLIISFASFETNAQKLTASCKYSKIALDKSFQVTYTLTDGSASQFSGPAFAGFTILGGPYSSSSSQVSIINGSVTSVVKTSWTYQLQPKAIGKYTIDAAKANVNGSWVSSDKISIEVTASTSTNATTSTNSNSNSKSSTSTTTSTDVSGSDIFIKAYADKTNPYEGEQVIITYKIYTLIPVLQYNIDKLPAFTGFWSEDITDKNAKITQSTEIINNKKYTVAEIRKVILFPEKSGALKIDPLNMECIVQVASKQQYRDPFADFFNDPFFSGSFNTYSQEKKTVTSNLLTINVKPLPTTNQPADFKNSVGSYTFSAELDKTKLKTNEAANLTFKIKGSGNLSLAELPEIDFPADFETYDPDIKDNIVATAAGVSGAKTFNYLIIPRSAGDFTIKPVKFCYFNLNTKSYVTLESPEFKLHVDKGSGSEEATVSNANKEDIKYLNSDIHYIKSTPVFLSKTGTFFYASPLFYGIIALPIILFLLFVIIYRKKLKENSNIALMRNKKATKVARKRLNTASILLKENKKEEFLDEVFKALWGYVSDKLNIPLSELSKETVNDKFVTKNVNEEISKQFIETLNNCEFARFAPDDGSITISTIYNDAIGIITKMEDELK, from the coding sequence ATGAAAAGGTATATTCAAATATTATTAGTCCTTATTATTTCATTTGCTTCATTTGAAACAAATGCGCAGAAACTTACTGCCAGTTGCAAATACTCAAAAATAGCACTGGATAAATCATTCCAGGTTACTTATACGCTCACTGATGGAAGTGCTTCCCAGTTTTCGGGTCCTGCATTTGCAGGATTCACAATATTAGGCGGACCTTATAGCAGCAGCAGCAGCCAGGTTTCAATTATAAACGGAAGTGTTACCAGTGTTGTTAAAACATCATGGACCTATCAACTGCAACCTAAAGCTATCGGGAAATACACTATTGATGCAGCAAAAGCAAATGTAAACGGTTCATGGGTTTCTTCCGATAAAATATCTATCGAAGTTACAGCAAGCACTTCAACCAATGCAACCACAAGCACTAATTCCAACAGCAATTCAAAATCTTCAACTTCAACAACTACATCTACAGATGTATCAGGCAGCGATATTTTTATAAAAGCTTATGCTGATAAAACCAATCCTTATGAAGGAGAACAGGTTATTATCACTTATAAGATCTACACTCTTATTCCTGTTTTACAATATAACATTGATAAACTCCCTGCATTTACCGGGTTCTGGTCGGAAGACATTACCGATAAAAATGCAAAAATCACCCAATCAACTGAGATCATCAATAATAAAAAATATACGGTTGCCGAAATTCGTAAAGTAATTTTATTCCCTGAGAAATCAGGTGCATTAAAAATCGATCCGCTCAATATGGAGTGTATTGTTCAGGTTGCAAGCAAGCAGCAATACAGGGATCCGTTTGCCGATTTCTTTAACGACCCCTTCTTCAGTGGTTCATTCAACACGTATAGCCAGGAGAAAAAAACAGTAACTTCAAATTTACTTACAATTAATGTTAAGCCTTTGCCTACTACAAATCAGCCGGCTGATTTTAAAAACAGTGTGGGTTCATATACTTTTTCTGCCGAACTGGATAAAACAAAACTAAAAACTAACGAAGCAGCCAATCTCACTTTCAAAATAAAAGGTTCAGGAAACCTTAGTCTTGCTGAACTCCCCGAGATCGATTTCCCGGCCGATTTTGAAACTTACGACCCGGATATAAAAGATAATATTGTAGCAACAGCAGCAGGGGTAAGCGGGGCAAAGACCTTTAACTATCTTATCATACCACGCAGTGCAGGCGACTTTACCATCAAGCCCGTAAAATTCTGTTATTTTAATTTAAACACGAAATCATATGTTACTTTAGAATCACCGGAATTTAAATTACATGTTGATAAAGGAAGCGGCAGCGAAGAAGCTACTGTCAGCAATGCCAATAAGGAAGATATTAAATACCTGAACAGCGATATTCATTACATCAAATCAACACCTGTGTTTCTTTCTAAAACAGGAACTTTCTTTTATGCCTCTCCCCTTTTCTACGGCATCATTGCATTGCCAATAATATTATTCCTTTTATTCGTTATCATTTATCGCAAAAAACTTAAAGAAAACAGCAACATCGCGCTGATGCGAAATAAAAAAGCCACCAAGGTTGCACGCAAACGGTTGAATACAGCCAGCATTCTTTTAAAAGAAAATAAAAAAGAAGAATTCCTCGATGAAGTGTTCAAAGCGCTATGGGGTTATGTAAGCGACAAGCTGAATATCCCGCTTTCGGAACTTTCTAAAGAAACAGTGAATGATAAATTTGTTACTAAAAATGTGAACGAAGAAATTTCAAAACAGTTTATTGAAACACTCAACAATTGTGAGTTTGCACGCTTTGCACCTGATGATGGTTCAATCACTATCAGCACAATATACAACGATGCCATTGGTATAATAACTAAAATGGAGGATGAACTGAAATGA
- a CDS encoding tetratricopeptide repeat protein — protein sequence MRKVVIIISLIFISAFQLRADENSDLFTKGNTAFTGKFYQQAIECYEKIIKNGYESSELYYNLGSAYFKQTDYPSAILYFEKAKKLNPSDEDIIFNLKVANNKIVDKIDEIPEFFMLRWWKNFRNIFSFNTWATIGIALLIISLSLFGLYLFSTVLRRRKLAFWTSLSFAFIMFLSFICAQSQYSGITSNKEAVIFTPSVTAKSSPDINSTDIFVIHEGTKVKVIDNVGEWSEIKIANGSVGWVNTSTYKVI from the coding sequence ATGAGAAAAGTTGTTATCATCATATCGTTAATTTTTATTTCTGCTTTCCAGCTTCGTGCTGATGAGAACTCCGATTTATTTACTAAAGGAAATACAGCCTTTACCGGGAAATTCTATCAGCAGGCAATTGAATGTTACGAGAAAATAATTAAAAACGGTTACGAATCATCCGAACTTTATTACAACCTGGGAAGCGCGTATTTCAAGCAAACCGACTACCCTTCAGCAATTTTATATTTTGAAAAAGCAAAAAAATTAAACCCTTCTGATGAAGATATTATTTTCAATTTAAAAGTTGCCAATAATAAAATTGTAGATAAGATTGACGAGATTCCTGAATTCTTCATGTTACGCTGGTGGAAAAATTTCAGGAATATTTTTTCATTCAACACATGGGCAACTATCGGGATCGCTTTATTAATAATATCTTTAAGCCTTTTCGGATTATATCTTTTCTCAACAGTTTTAAGAAGAAGAAAGCTGGCATTCTGGACTTCTCTTTCCTTTGCTTTCATCATGTTCTTATCATTTATTTGCGCTCAGTCACAGTATTCAGGCATTACTTCTAATAAAGAAGCTGTTATTTTCACACCTTCGGTAACAGCAAAAAGTTCGCCCGACATCAACAGCACCGATATTTTCGTGATTCACGAAGGTACCAAAGTAAAGGTTATTGATAATGTTGGCGAATGGAGTGAAATAAAAATCGCAAATGGTAGCGTGGGTTGGGTAAACACTTCTACATATAAAGTGATTTGA